A genomic region of Pyrus communis chromosome 14, drPyrComm1.1, whole genome shotgun sequence contains the following coding sequences:
- the LOC137714632 gene encoding ETO1-like protein 1 — translation MRTIIEFSVTGSLNEVPTHLLLEILVFANKFCCEKLKDACDRKLASFVSSREDAVELMAYALEENCPVLAASCLQVFLNDLPDCLNDNRVVEIFRHADRQQRSIMVGQASFSLFCLLSEVCMNLDPQLDKTACFLERLVEFSENDRQRMLAFHQLGCLRLLRKEYDEAKRLFEEALNAGHIYSVAGLARLSYIKGHKLWSCEKLSSVICTVTPLGWMYQERSLYCEGDKRWEDLEKASELDPTLTYPYMFRAATLMRNQNVQAALAEINRVLGFKHALECLELRFCFYLALEDYKSAICDVQAILTLSPDYRMFEGRVAASSGGSRISRSGVPK, via the coding sequence ATGAGGACAATCATTGAGTTCAGTGTGACAGGCAGTTTGAATGAAGTCCCTACTCATCTTTTGTTGGAAATATTAGTTTTTGCAAATAAATTTTGTTGCGAAAAGCTTAAAGATGCTTGCGACCGGAAACTTGCATCCTTTGTGTCTTCTAGAGAGGATGCGGTAGAACTCATGGCATATGCTCTTGAAGAGAACTGTCCTGTCCTTGCTGCATCATGTTTACAAGTTTTCTTAAATGATCTTCCTGATTGTTTGAATGACAACCGAGTGGTGGAGATATTCAGGCATGCTGATAGACAACAGAGATCGATCATGGTTGGTCAAGCCTCGTTTTCGCTATTCTGTTTATTAAGTGAAGTTTGTATGAACCTTGATCCGCAGTTGGATAAAACAGCTTGTTTCCTGGAACGATTGGTAGAGTTTTCTGAAAATGATAGACAAAGAATGCTGGCATTCCATCAGTTGGGATGCCTGAGGCTCTTGAGAAAAGAGTATGACGAAGCTAAGCGCCTTTTTGAAGAAGCTTTAAATGCAGGCCATATATATTCAGTAGCAGGATTAGCTAGACTGAGTTACATTAAGGGCCATAAACTTTGGTCATGTGAAAAGCTTAGCTCTGTAATCTGCACTGTTACGCCGCTTGGATGGATGTATCAGGAGAGGTCCTTGTACTGTGAAGGTGATAAGAGATGGGAAGACCTTGAGAAAGCATCTGAGCTGGATCCAACTCTTACTTACCCTTACATGTTTCGTGCGGCTACATTAATGAGAAACCAGAATGTTCAAGCTGCACTTGCAGAAATTAATCGGGTTCTGGGGTTTAAACATGCATTAGAATGCTTGGAACTCCGGTTTTGTTTCTATCTTGCTCTTGAGGACTATAAATCAGCCATTTGTGATGTTCAAGCAATTCTGACTCTCTCCCCAGATTATAGAATGTTTGAGGGACGGGTGGCAGCATCCAGTGGTGGATCTAGGATTTCAAGATCAGGGGTTccaaaataa